The DNA region GCCGGCTCCGCCTCCGCGGCGGCCGGCGCCGGGCGGGTCGCCAGCTGGTCGGCGCGGGCCTGGAGACGGGTCAGCAGCGTGTCGAGCTGCGCCTGCTCGTCGGCCGACAGGGCGTCCGTCACCTCGGCCTGATAGGTCAGCGCCATCGGCACGATCTCCGCATAGATGTCCAGCGCCTTGGGCGTCAGGGTCAGCAGGGCCTTGCGCCGGTCGGTGTCGCCCGATTCGCGCAGGATCAGCGCCGAATCGAGCATGCGGCTGATGGCGCGGCTGACCTGCACCTTGTCCATCGCCGTGCGCTGCGCGATCTCGCCCGCGCTCATCGTCTCGCCGCCGCCCAACACGGCGATGATCCGCCATTCCGGGATGGTGATGCCGAACCGCTTCTCGTACAGCTTGGCCAGCGTGTGGCTGACCGTGTTGGCCAGCACCGACAGCCGGTAGGGCAGGAAGCGCGGCAGGTGCAGCGCCGGCAGGTCGGCCGGGGCCGAGGCTGGTTTGGCGGCGGTTCGGGTACGGCGGGCGGGCGGCATCGGCGGGATATCGTCTGAATCGTGAAGGGTAGGGTCCCATCCTGCGCCGGAATTTCGCGCTTGCAACAGTTTCAAACGAAACTATTATGGGTG from Azospirillum thiophilum includes:
- a CDS encoding MarR family winged helix-turn-helix transcriptional regulator → MPPARRTRTAAKPASAPADLPALHLPRFLPYRLSVLANTVSHTLAKLYEKRFGITIPEWRIIAVLGGGETMSAGEIAQRTAMDKVQVSRAISRMLDSALILRESGDTDRRKALLTLTPKALDIYAEIVPMALTYQAEVTDALSADEQAQLDTLLTRLQARADQLATRPAPAAAEAEPAAG